The genome window TATTAAAGGAACTAAGATTAAAAGATTATGATTATTCAATCTTTTCGAAATTTAATTTTTTTAATGATGAAAATATTGAGGTAATAGGAAAAAATTATAAAGGTAAAGGGAAGATATTGTATTTAGAAAAAATAGAAAAGAATATTTATAAAGAGGTAACAAATCTTAATATTCAAGATTATATAAATAAAAATATTTTTTTAGGATTAGAAATTCCTAAAGACTTAAAACCAGCTGAGGATTATGTTGCTCAGGGAAATATTTTAAGTTTAGCATACAATGATAAAGCAGAAAAATTATTAAATAAAGTTATTTTATTAAAAGTTGAATATCCTAGAATAAACAGAAAAATTATTTTAACAAAAGAATTTAATAATTGTGAAGAGATTAATATAAATAATTTCTTGGGAAAAAATAAAAATTACATTTTTTTTGAAAAAAATATAAAAAAAGAAAAAATTTTTGATAAAATATTGTTATTAAGATATAAGAATAAAAACATATTTAAATTTATTGTAGATAAAAATGGAAATTCTAAGGAAAAATATTTTGATAATTTTTCTATTAAAGTTATTAATGGAGATATAATAGTAAAATTACAAAAATCTTTTTTAAAAAAATCTTTTTATTTAAATTTTGATATTTTAAATAAAAAAAATGAATTAGAAAAAACATTGCTGCTAAATTTTAAAAGAGAAAATATTTATATTATTGAATAAATTATTTAAGAAATAGAGTGGGAGGAAGACGTTGTGAAGAAAATAGTTGTTGCTAATAATAAAGGTGGAGTATCTAAAACTACATCAGTACTAAATTTAGCTGGATATTTTGCCAATAAAAAATATAAAGTATTAGTTATTGATTTGGATCCTCAAGCAAATTTGACTGATTCTTTTGGAGTTGAAATAGAGAATACTGAAAATAATGCATATTTAGCATTAAAAGAAAAAAATATTGAATCATATATTTTAAAAATTAATGAAAATATAGATTTGTTACCAGCAAATTTAGATTTAGAAAAGGCAAATTTAGATTTTGTATCAATATTAGGAAGAGAATTATTATTGAGAAAAGGTTTGTCAAAAGTTGAAAAAAATTATGATATTTGTTTAATAGATACATCTCCAAATTTATCAACGTTAACATTAAACGCATTATCTTGTGCAGATAGTGTATATATTCCATTAAGAACAGGATATTATGAAATGCGTGGAGTATCAGTACTTTTAGATGTAATAGAACAAATTAAAGAGGATATAAATCCTAAATTAATATTAGGAGGAGTATTTTTAACTCAATATGATAATAGAACGAATATAACTACAGAAGTAGTTGAAAATTTAAAAAAATATTTTGGGGAAAGTTTGATGAAAAGTAAAATTAGAAATAATATTTCTTTAGTTGAAGCGCCAGCATTAATAAAAAATATTTTTGACTATAAACC of Cetobacterium ceti contains these proteins:
- a CDS encoding ParA family protein, which produces MKKIVVANNKGGVSKTTSVLNLAGYFANKKYKVLVIDLDPQANLTDSFGVEIENTENNAYLALKEKNIESYILKINENIDLLPANLDLEKANLDFVSILGRELLLRKGLSKVEKNYDICLIDTSPNLSTLTLNALSCADSVYIPLRTGYYEMRGVSVLLDVIEQIKEDINPKLILGGVFLTQYDNRTNITTEVVENLKKYFGESLMKSKIRNNISLVEAPALIKNIFDYKPQSNGAKDYEALGDEILEREKI